The Bdellovibrio bacteriovorus genomic interval CGGTATTGGCAAAGCTATTTCTTTGCGGCTTGCTTCCGAGGGAGCTTTTGTCATTGTTCATTATGGAAGTAATAAAGTCGAGGCGGAACAAACTTTAAAAGAAATCCGGCAAATGGGTGGTGAGGGGGTTTTAGTTTCTGCTGACTTTAAAAAATCGAACGCTGTGGAAAATCTGTTTTCCCAGATAGACGAGGTTGTTGTACGCGATGGTGAAGTCCATCTCGATATTTTAGTGAATAATGCGGGAATCGGAATGATCCAAGATTTCGAAACGACTACGGAAGCGCAACTTGATGCTTTGCACGCGATCAATATCAAATCTCCGTTTCTTGTAGCGCAAAAAGCCTGTCAAAGGATGAAGCGTGGAGGACGCATTATCAATATCACTTCCATTGTCACTCGTATGGCCAGTTCCTCAGTGGGCGCTTACTCAATGACGAAGGGGGCCGTGGATGTACTGACATTATTTCTAGCAAAAAAATTAGGACCTCAGCAAATCACGGTGAACTCCGTGGCTCCCGGAGTGATAAATACGGAAATGAACGCCGAGGCCTTGGGGCACCCGGAAAGCCGTAAGTTCATGGAGTCGTTATCAGCGTTAGGCCGCGTGGGGGAGCCTCAAGATATCGCTGACGTCGTGGCTTTCGTCGCTTCAGAAGAAGCTCGATGGATATCTGGACAGCGAATTGAAGCTTCGGGAGGATCATTTTTAGGAATCTCGTAATAATGAAAGTTCAATTAAATCCATAACTTATGGTTTTAATAAAAACCGTCTTGCTATTTCGATATATCGGATTTAATATTTGAATACGATATATCGAAAGATATTACGTAATCCAGACGTAAATTCAAGGAGGTCCTTATGCGCGGACATGGTAAAGGCGGTTTTCGCTTCGGTCGTCATTCACATTCCCACCATCAACACCATCCACATCACCATCATGGTATGGAAGAAAAGATGGGAAGGCTCTTGGGCCATGGCGATCTTCGCTATGTGATCTTGTCTCTTTTAGAAGAAAAACCAAGACATGGTTATGAAATTATCAAAGCTTTAGAAGAGCTTTCGTCGGGTGCTTATTCTCCCAGTCCAGGTTCCATCTATCCGACACTGACTTTTCTGGAAGAAGGTGGATTTGCCACTGCAACGACAGAGCAAAATAAAAAACTTTATACGATTTCCGCAGAAGGAAAAATTCTTCTAGAGGAAAATCGTGATTTCTTAAACATGATTCTTCAACGATTTGAAATGGTCGGGGAAAGAATGTCGCGTCTGAAGCATTGGATGGGACGAGATGAGGTCGAAGAGATTGCAAAAGCAAAATCAGAACGCTCCTCGATTCGTGGTTCTATGCACCGTTTGAAGGCCGAACTATTCTCATTTACTGAAGCAACAAAAGAACAAAAACAAAAAGTGGCTGACGTTATTGATCGCGCTGTGGAAGAGATTAGAAAAATCAAAGGATAGCGTATGTCATCAAATGAAAGAGAATTGAAAACAGTCATGCATCCCGTGAAGATGCGCACTCTGAAGGTTAAAAATATTCAGCAGATTGCACCGCATTTGAAGCGAATCACTTTTTCAGGCGAAGAGCTTTCAGACTTTACATCTTTATCCCCCGACGATCACGTGAAGGTGTTCTTTCCCTATCCCGGTGAAGAAACTCCGGTGTTGCCCGTGATGACCTCAGAAGGTCCCAAGGTTCCTGAAGGCAGTCGACCTGCGATCATGCGTGATTATACACCTCGACGTTACGACAACTCTGCAAAAGAACTGGATATCGAATTCTTCCTTCACGGAAGTGGCCCCGGATCACAGTGGGCAGCGCAGGCCCAAGTGGGGCAGAAGCTAACCATTGGTGGACCAAGAGGTTCGAAAATCGTTCCTTATAATTTTGATTGGTACCTGATGATAGGTGATGAGTCGGCGATTCCTTCGTTTGCCCGTCGCCTGCAAGAACTTCCAAAGAGTTCTAAATCTTTGGTCGTCATCGAAGTGGAAAATGAATCAGATAAAATGGAATTCGCTCACGAAGGTCTTGCTGAAGTGTTCTGGGTTTTTAGAAATGGTTCAGCGCCCGGAAAAAGCGATCGCATAAAAACTCACCTGGAAAGGATGAGATTCCCAGTCGGAGACTATTTTGCGTGGATCGCTTTAGAAAAGACTTGCGCCTTTGAGATGAAAGAATTTCTTCTTCACACAAAAGGCGCCCAAGAAGAGTGGATCAAGGCCACAGGTTATTGGAAGGCCTAAGTTAAAAAGTAGGGACCGGCTCTGGAGTTGGATCTGTATTTTTCCAGTAGGCAATGAGTCCATCAATCGTGTTGCGCGGCTGAACACCGATGCCATTTATTAGGTACGCGCTCACCCCTAAGAATGTGTTGTCCTGCCTCAACACTAAATCACCTCTTAAGTATTCACCCTCGGGACTTAAAAGGTTCAGTGTTACACGTCGATCCACATTGAGTAAAAGCTCAGCGACAACAGTTCCCGTTTTTAAAGAAGTGATCTGTACCGCAACTTGAGTTGGTGACTCATCTAGCTTTACGGAAGAAATCAGAAAAGTCCCGACACCATAAGCTTGAGCGGAGGAAGTCGCTGTCTGTGCGTGAGCTGAAGAAATTGCGAACAAAGAAAATAAAGTCACTAAAATCGATTTCATCAGAAACCACCTTTCGATGTCGCTCAAGATAACAAGAAAAAAATTAAAAAAATAGACCACTGCCGGAAACCCGGCAGCGGGCTAGTTTTTGGCTGTTACCGTCTCAGATTCGCCCTTGGCATTTACGGTCACAACCTTCGTTTTTGAAACACGAATAGTAGGGATCTCGTCAGCACCCTCGGCCTTTAATTTTTCAATTTCAAAAGGTACGATTTGTTTTGGACCTTTTTTGCCAGGGTGAAGTTTGTATTGGTGAGCACAGTTTTTAGAGCAGGTGTCTTTTTTAAATTCCACCTCCGCACAATCAACACAGATAAGTTCTTCGGAATCACAGCGTTTGCATTCAATCTTGATTTCAGAAGGCTGACCGCAGTGAGGGCAAAGACCGTACTTCGTCGATGGTTGAAGGTTTTGATCTAAAGCCACGCGATGATCGAAAACGAAACATTCACCTTCAAACTGATCGTTCGGATATTCCTTTATGTAGTTGATGATGCCGCCTTCCAATTGGAAAACATTGTCATAACCTTGCTTTTGAAGTTCCAAAATCCCTTTTTCACAGCGGATTCCGCCGGTGCAGAAGATCAGCATTTTTTTATCTTTAGGAATGCCTTGCTCTTCAATGTACTGAGGAAAGTCGGTGAACTTTTCGATATCAGGATTTAAAGCTCCTTTGAAAGTGCCAATCTTATACTCGTACCAATTGCGAGTATCGATCATCACAAAATCTTTTTCTTCCTTCATAACTTGATTCCACTCTGCGGGAGTCAAATGATGATTCTTGCCCTCTGGAGGCATCACTTCCGGAATGCCCGTTGTCACGATCTCTTCGCGGATTTTTACTTTGAATCGGCGGAAAGGAGCTTTGTGTGACTCGGAATCTTTAAAGAACAATTGCGGCGCATTGAAGTATTCACGAATAAACTGCTTCCACGCTTCAAAAGACTCAACGGTGCTTGCAGAGATTGTCGAATTAAAACCTTCAGCACCTAAAATCACTAAGCCCTTAACGTTCAGCTCATCAGCTTTGTTTTCAAGATCTTTTTGTACAGTGGGAACATCAGAAAGTTTTAAAAACTTATAGAAAGTCGTAACATAATGCTTCGACGTGGCAGTCATATTTTCACCTCAATTGTCCTAAAGGGCTCCAAACCCATCGGAGTTGTAGTTCACCGAGGTTATAAGGGAAAAGTGTGGAAATGCGCAAGAGGTGGTGGCTTAAAACCCTTAAAATCCACCCAGATTTGAATGAAATTCCTAAAATTTGCTTTTTTCCCCGAAAATCCTCGAAATGCTTCATGGTGGCGCTGCGCCAAATGCTTGTAACCTAAAGCTTTTCCTCGTAAAAATGAGTCTTTCAGACAGGATGCTTTTCTATGCTAGCCACACCTCAGGTTCAAAAAGAAATTCAACGCCGCCGCACGTTTGCGATCATCTCGCACCCTGATGCGGGTAAGACGACGTTGACCGAAAAACTTCTCTACCACGGTGGAGTCATCCACGAAACGGGAGAGGTGAAAGGCAAGCAGGGCACGAAGGCCGTGACATCGGACTGGATGGCCATGGAAAGAGAAAAAGGGATCTCGATCACATCTTCAGTGATGACTTTTGATTACAACTCTTTGCGTGTGAACCTTCTAGATACTCCGGGCCACAAAGACTTCTCTGAAGACACTTATCGCGTTTTGATGGCGGTGGATTCCGCATGCATGCTGATCGACGTTGCCAAAGGTGTGGAAGAGCGTACCAAAAAACTTTACGAGGTTTGTCGTCTTCGCAAAATTCCTATTTTCACTTTCGTGAACAAGTTGGACCGTGAAGGTAAAGACCCTCTGACGTTGATCGATGAAGTTGAAAAAACTTTGAACATGCAATGTTATCCGGTTACTTGGCCTCTGGGGATCGGTCAACGCTTCCGCGGTATCTACAATCGCCTGACGAAGGAAATCTGGGTTTACGATCAACGTCGTGAAGAAGTGGAAGACTACAAAATCATTCCTTTTGAAAAAGGCAAAGACGATCAAATTCTTTACGACTACCTTGATAAAGAATCTGCGGACCAAGTGATTGATGAGTTGGAACTTATCGAAGGCGCCCTTCCGCCGTTTGACGTGAATGAATTCTTAAATGGTACTATTTCACCGGTGACCTTCGGCTCTGCAAAACAGAACTTCGGGGTGGACACGTTCCTGCAATTCTTCACCAAGTATGCTCCGGGCCCTCAACCTCGTCACACAAAAGATGATAAAGAGATGGATCCCTGTGATGCGAACTTCACCGGTTTCGTATTTAAGATTCAAGCCAATATGGATAAACGTCACCGTGACCGTATTGCCTTTATTCGTATTTGCTCGGGTAAGTTTGAACGTGGCATGAAAGTAAAACACTCTCGTCATGACAAAGAACTGCGCCTTTCTTATGCCAGCCAATTTATCGCGGCGGACAAAGAAACTGTGGATGATGCTTACGCAGGCGATATCGTCGGCGTTGGTGACACCGGAAACTTCGCGATCGGTGATTGCGTCTATGCTTCGGGAAAAGTTCATTTTGAAGACATTCCAAAATTTGCTCCTGAATTATTCGGTCGTCTTTCTGTGCGCGATGCTTTGAAACGTCAAAAGATGCAAGAGGCCTTGAATCATTTGTCAGAAGAAGGCGCGATCCAATTGTTCATTGATCCTTTGGTCGGACCGCAAGATCCCATCATCGGCGCCGTCGGTGAACTTCAATTCGAAGTTCTGCTTCGTCGGCTTCAAGATGAATATAATCTGGAAGTAAAACTGAATCGTCTTCCTTACGGAGTCGCTCGCTGGCCACGAACAGAAGATGGGAAGCCGGTTGCCGAACTCAAAGGTGGCGCTAATATGTTCCGAGATCTGCAAGAAAACCCTGTTGTTCTTGTGAATCAAGAGTGGGATCTGAACTGGTTAAAGCGCGAAAACCCGAACGTTGAATTCCACACCAGCATCACACGCGCGCGCTAGGGGCGTCAGCCCACAGTGTGGAGGGCGGAAGCCCGGAACTGGAGTTGGCGGCAGTAGCCGCACAGAGTGCAGCGCTTAAGCGCGGAACTGGAGTAGCATGAATCTTCCTTTAGAAATCCAAGACCTTCGTAAACAATACGAAGGTGCCAAAAGCGAAGCCGTCAAAGGAATCTCTTTCTCTGTGAAAGGTGGGGAGATCTTCGGTCTTTTGGGACCTAATGGAGCTGGTAAAACAACCATCATTTCAACTATTACGACTTTAGAGCAACCCTCATCGGGCTCAGTGAAAGTCTTTGGTGTTGAAGTAGCTAAAGATCCGATGTTCACCAAAAAACAGATTGGTGTCGTTCATCAAGAGGTTATCAATTCAGGATTTTTTGATGTTCAAGAAATCTTAGAATTTCACTCTGGCTACTATGGTCTTCGTAAGAATAAAGATCGCATTGATTTTGTTTTAAGCAAGCTGGCTCTTTATGAACATCGCCATAAAAAAGTGAAACAACTCTCTGGCGGGATGAAGCGCCGTCTAATGATTGCAAAAGCCTTGGTCCATAATCCCAAGCTTTTGCTTTTAGACGAACCTACAGCCGGCGTTGATATCCGACTGCGCGAGGATCTTTGGAAGTTCGTACAAGAATTGCGCAGCGAGGGCATGTCGATTCTTTTAACGACTCATTATCTTGAAGAAGCCGAAGAACTTTGTGATCGCGTGGGTATCATTAACTTAGGCAGCCTCGTGGAATTGGGAA includes:
- a CDS encoding SDR family NAD(P)-dependent oxidoreductase gives rise to the protein MKSLNGKIALVTGGSRGIGKAISLRLASEGAFVIVHYGSNKVEAEQTLKEIRQMGGEGVLVSADFKKSNAVENLFSQIDEVVVRDGEVHLDILVNNAGIGMIQDFETTTEAQLDALHAINIKSPFLVAQKACQRMKRGGRIINITSIVTRMASSSVGAYSMTKGAVDVLTLFLAKKLGPQQITVNSVAPGVINTEMNAEALGHPESRKFMESLSALGRVGEPQDIADVVAFVASEEARWISGQRIEASGGSFLGIS
- a CDS encoding PadR family transcriptional regulator, which gives rise to MRGHGKGGFRFGRHSHSHHQHHPHHHHGMEEKMGRLLGHGDLRYVILSLLEEKPRHGYEIIKALEELSSGAYSPSPGSIYPTLTFLEEGGFATATTEQNKKLYTISAEGKILLEENRDFLNMILQRFEMVGERMSRLKHWMGRDEVEEIAKAKSERSSIRGSMHRLKAELFSFTEATKEQKQKVADVIDRAVEEIRKIKG
- a CDS encoding siderophore-interacting protein, whose translation is MSSNERELKTVMHPVKMRTLKVKNIQQIAPHLKRITFSGEELSDFTSLSPDDHVKVFFPYPGEETPVLPVMTSEGPKVPEGSRPAIMRDYTPRRYDNSAKELDIEFFLHGSGPGSQWAAQAQVGQKLTIGGPRGSKIVPYNFDWYLMIGDESAIPSFARRLQELPKSSKSLVVIEVENESDKMEFAHEGLAEVFWVFRNGSAPGKSDRIKTHLERMRFPVGDYFAWIALEKTCAFEMKEFLLHTKGAQEEWIKATGYWKA
- the trhO gene encoding oxygen-dependent tRNA uridine(34) hydroxylase TrhO, translated to MTATSKHYVTTFYKFLKLSDVPTVQKDLENKADELNVKGLVILGAEGFNSTISASTVESFEAWKQFIREYFNAPQLFFKDSESHKAPFRRFKVKIREEIVTTGIPEVMPPEGKNHHLTPAEWNQVMKEEKDFVMIDTRNWYEYKIGTFKGALNPDIEKFTDFPQYIEEQGIPKDKKMLIFCTGGIRCEKGILELQKQGYDNVFQLEGGIINYIKEYPNDQFEGECFVFDHRVALDQNLQPSTKYGLCPHCGQPSEIKIECKRCDSEELICVDCAEVEFKKDTCSKNCAHQYKLHPGKKGPKQIVPFEIEKLKAEGADEIPTIRVSKTKVVTVNAKGESETVTAKN
- a CDS encoding peptide chain release factor 3, producing MLATPQVQKEIQRRRTFAIISHPDAGKTTLTEKLLYHGGVIHETGEVKGKQGTKAVTSDWMAMEREKGISITSSVMTFDYNSLRVNLLDTPGHKDFSEDTYRVLMAVDSACMLIDVAKGVEERTKKLYEVCRLRKIPIFTFVNKLDREGKDPLTLIDEVEKTLNMQCYPVTWPLGIGQRFRGIYNRLTKEIWVYDQRREEVEDYKIIPFEKGKDDQILYDYLDKESADQVIDELELIEGALPPFDVNEFLNGTISPVTFGSAKQNFGVDTFLQFFTKYAPGPQPRHTKDDKEMDPCDANFTGFVFKIQANMDKRHRDRIAFIRICSGKFERGMKVKHSRHDKELRLSYASQFIAADKETVDDAYAGDIVGVGDTGNFAIGDCVYASGKVHFEDIPKFAPELFGRLSVRDALKRQKMQEALNHLSEEGAIQLFIDPLVGPQDPIIGAVGELQFEVLLRRLQDEYNLEVKLNRLPYGVARWPRTEDGKPVAELKGGANMFRDLQENPVVLVNQEWDLNWLKRENPNVEFHTSITRAR
- a CDS encoding ABC transporter ATP-binding protein, which gives rise to MNLPLEIQDLRKQYEGAKSEAVKGISFSVKGGEIFGLLGPNGAGKTTIISTITTLEQPSSGSVKVFGVEVAKDPMFTKKQIGVVHQEVINSGFFDVQEILEFHSGYYGLRKNKDRIDFVLSKLALYEHRHKKVKQLSGGMKRRLMIAKALVHNPKLLLLDEPTAGVDIRLREDLWKFVQELRSEGMSILLTTHYLEEAEELCDRVGIINLGSLVELGNTKDIIRQYTHKKIRLILTEHHEVRSPYLMEVIGKEFLFVVPQNKTLGDFLNEVSIPVNIIRDVQIEEGDLEEAFLKLVSKKEVAMQ